The following proteins come from a genomic window of Candidatus Thiodiazotropha sp. CDECU1:
- a CDS encoding GxxExxY protein has product MSFERQKYLEVGYKGHVVGNYVADIVVENNLLVELKTLSALTKEHDAQVMNYLCATGLRVALLLNFGTPRLGVRRLVWRHDDASII; this is encoded by the coding sequence TTGTCTTTTGAAAGGCAGAAATATTTAGAGGTCGGATACAAGGGCCATGTTGTGGGAAATTATGTTGCGGATATTGTTGTGGAGAACAATCTGTTGGTGGAACTCAAGACCTTGTCGGCTCTGACCAAAGAACATGATGCACAGGTGATGAACTATCTCTGTGCAACAGGATTGAGAGTTGCGTTGTTACTCAATTTCGGCACACCTCGATTGGGTGTGCGCAGACTTGTATGGCGGCATGACGACGCTTCCATAATCTGA
- the carA gene encoding glutamine-hydrolyzing carbamoyl-phosphate synthase small subunit, with the protein MRKPAILVLEDGSQFRGEAIGAEGETVGEVVFNTAMTGYQEILTDPSYRKQIVTLTYPHIGNTGINQEDEESGHIHAAGLVIRDLPLITSNWRSEESLEHYLERHGILAIAGIDTRKLTRILREKGAQNGAIIAGDNPDPAKGLELAKGFPGLKGMDLAQEVTTQSPYEWAQGTWTLEEGHPEAPHPVEEKLPYHVVAYDYGIKRNILRMLVDRECRITVVPAQMPAEEVLAMQPDGVFLSNGPGDPEPCDYAIDSIRKIVDSGLPIFGICLGHQLLALASGAKTMKMKFGHHGANHPVQDLEKGTVMISSQNHGFAVDEESLPDHLSATHRSLFDSTLQGIHRSDRPAFSFQGHPEASPGPHDVAPVFDHFIELMKTRDSNPD; encoded by the coding sequence TTGAGAAAACCCGCAATTCTGGTCCTGGAGGATGGCAGCCAGTTCAGGGGAGAAGCCATCGGTGCCGAGGGTGAGACCGTCGGCGAGGTGGTTTTCAATACCGCGATGACCGGCTATCAGGAGATTCTTACCGATCCCTCCTATCGCAAGCAGATCGTCACCCTGACCTATCCCCATATCGGTAACACGGGTATTAACCAGGAGGACGAGGAGTCGGGACATATTCATGCCGCCGGCCTGGTGATACGGGACCTGCCGCTGATCACCAGCAACTGGCGCTCCGAGGAGAGCCTGGAGCACTACCTGGAGCGTCACGGCATCCTGGCCATCGCCGGTATCGATACCCGCAAACTGACCCGCATCCTGCGGGAGAAAGGGGCGCAGAACGGCGCCATTATCGCGGGGGATAATCCCGATCCTGCAAAAGGTCTGGAGCTTGCCAAGGGATTCCCGGGGCTGAAGGGCATGGACCTGGCACAGGAGGTGACCACCCAGTCACCCTATGAGTGGGCCCAGGGCACCTGGACCCTTGAAGAGGGCCATCCCGAGGCGCCCCATCCCGTCGAAGAGAAGCTGCCCTATCATGTGGTCGCCTACGACTACGGTATCAAACGCAACATCCTGCGCATGCTGGTCGATCGGGAGTGCCGGATCACCGTGGTACCGGCGCAGATGCCGGCGGAAGAGGTGCTGGCGATGCAGCCCGACGGGGTGTTCCTCTCCAACGGGCCTGGTGATCCGGAGCCCTGCGACTACGCCATCGATTCCATCCGCAAGATCGTCGATAGCGGACTGCCCATATTCGGGATCTGCCTGGGTCACCAGTTGCTGGCGCTGGCATCCGGCGCCAAGACAATGAAGATGAAGTTCGGTCATCACGGCGCCAACCATCCGGTCCAGGATCTGGAAAAAGGCACGGTCATGATCAGCAGCCAGAACCATGGCTTCGCGGTAGACGAGGAGAGCCTGCCCGATCACCTGAGTGCCACCCATCGCTCCCTGTTCGACAGCACGCTGCAGGGCATCCATCGCAGCGACAGGCCCGCCTTCAGTTTCCAGGGTCATCCGGAAGCGAGTCCCGGGCCGCATGATGTCGCACCGGTGTTCGATCACTTTATCGAATTGATGAAAACAAGAGATTCAAACCCCGATTAG
- a CDS encoding CHAD domain-containing protein, which yields MIKKTKSAAPIDTEQSVSEAVQIILQHNFNYLLAWEQSARSWDDIEGVHQTRVAFRRMRSALSAFRAAIPRKVAKPWSNELRDLASQLGMARDLDVFIEEGLGAIRGKLPLRGEEGVTLITHRHREQAYQQVNTMLDSDQYKHFKDNFPKWIDAREWEQAELKTKHRNNLSINIVPFSRRLLDNLERGVLEAGSDVNKESAQEMHKLRIECKKLRYAAEFFIPILKGLDDFIGHMKSLQDLLGILNDISVMKHLLDIMMENENNHEVLEYAGGLVGWRTRQFYEMLDTFDDRWEEFVNAKQPWWRKEP from the coding sequence ATGATAAAAAAAACCAAATCAGCAGCACCCATCGATACTGAACAAAGCGTCAGCGAAGCCGTTCAGATCATTCTCCAACATAATTTCAACTATCTGCTGGCATGGGAACAGAGCGCACGTTCCTGGGACGATATCGAAGGCGTACACCAGACACGGGTAGCGTTCAGACGAATGCGTTCCGCCCTGTCTGCCTTTCGCGCAGCCATCCCCCGCAAAGTCGCCAAGCCCTGGTCCAACGAGTTACGGGATCTCGCCAGCCAGTTGGGAATGGCAAGGGACCTGGATGTCTTCATTGAGGAGGGACTTGGTGCAATTCGAGGCAAACTGCCGTTACGTGGTGAAGAAGGCGTCACCCTGATCACCCATCGTCACAGGGAACAGGCCTACCAGCAAGTCAACACCATGCTCGACAGCGACCAATACAAACACTTCAAAGACAATTTCCCCAAATGGATCGACGCCAGGGAGTGGGAGCAGGCGGAATTGAAGACCAAGCATCGCAACAACTTATCAATAAACATTGTCCCCTTTTCCCGTAGGTTGCTGGACAACCTGGAACGAGGCGTATTGGAGGCTGGCAGCGATGTGAACAAGGAATCAGCTCAAGAGATGCATAAGTTACGCATCGAATGCAAAAAACTTCGTTACGCTGCCGAATTCTTCATTCCAATATTGAAAGGTTTGGATGACTTTATAGGCCACATGAAAAGTTTGCAGGATCTGCTGGGTATCCTGAACGATATATCGGTCATGAAGCATCTTCTGGATATCATGATGGAAAATGAAAACAACCATGAAGTTCTGGAATATGCCGGAGGCCTGGTCGGTTGGCGCACGCGTCAGTTTTATGAAATGCTGGACACCTTTGATGATCGCTGGGAGGAGTTCGTCAATGCAAAGCAACCCTGGTGGAGAAAAGAACCCTAG
- a CDS encoding metallophosphoesterase: MSDEQRRVALFQAQPGGLGLFLCPAALLFAHVAGLHHAHSALLGAKTVPAECIGLVLTGPSLFRRSLQLVRYLLTRLYPLSKKGQNDTQSSTQSPALIQEEKPQSPASVQEEKPQSPAESVENQLRCIVLSDTENEIVSVENTLRYATIINDRGKLVDDLNGIAIIHTGDLLDKKRPDPSVVDFWRQTRRQAELNGGRVKIVVGNHEQEVWQKIEAGKKIGLGKDQLAELRLFIESLDLFHLEGGVLFIHGYPTLEFLRTLQHYCEVTGNDLNRFNSDHYEKAFKSPEAMQLYTYTRDNKQSNYLLYDVKNAVQYYKKHGKSIDMLFKALKIEIVIHGHRPQRSGVQLDYEFRKWLPSVRMICNDTMVGRKGLGATVLRSCTDGKIDIVFINTKNKSKKQRRIISEYLGANQSGYTAEIQ; encoded by the coding sequence ATGAGCGACGAGCAACGCCGAGTGGCGCTTTTTCAGGCGCAACCCGGAGGGCTGGGGCTGTTTTTGTGCCCAGCGGCGTTATTATTCGCTCATGTAGCCGGGCTACACCACGCTCATTCTGCCTTGCTGGGTGCAAAAACAGTCCCAGCAGAGTGCATTGGATTAGTGTTAACAGGCCCTAGCCTTTTCCGACGATCATTACAGCTTGTCAGGTACCTGTTGACACGCTTATACCCCCTTTCCAAAAAGGGACAGAATGACACTCAGTCATCGACGCAATCACCAGCGTTGATTCAAGAGGAAAAACCGCAATCCCCGGCATCGGTTCAAGAGGAAAAACCGCAATCCCCCGCTGAATCCGTAGAAAACCAGCTCAGATGTATTGTGCTCTCTGATACTGAAAATGAAATAGTCTCGGTCGAAAACACATTGCGTTACGCGACGATCATCAATGACCGGGGAAAGCTGGTGGATGATTTGAACGGTATCGCAATAATCCACACGGGTGACCTGCTGGATAAGAAAAGACCTGATCCTTCGGTTGTGGATTTCTGGCGGCAGACTCGGCGACAAGCGGAGTTGAACGGAGGGCGTGTGAAAATAGTTGTCGGCAACCACGAGCAGGAGGTCTGGCAAAAAATTGAAGCCGGTAAAAAAATTGGTCTGGGAAAAGATCAATTGGCAGAGTTGAGACTGTTTATTGAATCATTGGATCTGTTTCATCTGGAGGGAGGCGTTCTTTTCATCCATGGTTATCCAACCCTGGAGTTTTTACGTACATTGCAACACTATTGTGAGGTAACGGGAAATGATCTGAATCGATTTAATTCAGATCACTATGAGAAGGCCTTCAAAAGCCCTGAGGCAATGCAGCTATATACCTACACGCGAGACAATAAACAGAGTAATTATCTGCTCTATGATGTTAAGAATGCGGTGCAATATTATAAAAAACACGGCAAATCGATTGATATGCTGTTTAAGGCATTGAAGATAGAAATTGTCATCCACGGACACAGACCGCAGCGTTCAGGTGTGCAGCTTGATTATGAATTCAGGAAGTGGCTTCCGAGTGTAAGAATGATCTGCAATGATACAATGGTGGGACGTAAGGGTTTGGGTGCAACCGTGCTTCGGTCATGTACAGACGGGAAGATCGATATTGTATTCATCAATACCAAAAACAAGTCTAAAAAGCAGCGGAGAATCATCTCTGAATATCTTGGCGCCAATCAGAGTGGATATACGGCAGAGATCCAATAA
- the trxC gene encoding thioredoxin TrxC: protein MSEALHIVCPHCDGINRVPAERLQDRAKCGKCHQPLFMGQPLALDEGRFPRHAQKSDIPLLIDFWAPWCGPCQMMAPAFEQAAAQLEPAVRLVKVNTEEAQQLGARFGIRSIPTLMLMRGGREVARQAGAMDQGGIVQWTRQHLTG, encoded by the coding sequence ATGAGTGAAGCCCTACATATCGTCTGTCCCCATTGCGACGGCATCAACCGGGTCCCTGCCGAGCGGCTGCAGGACAGAGCCAAATGTGGCAAGTGCCACCAACCGCTTTTCATGGGCCAGCCCCTGGCCCTGGATGAGGGGCGCTTCCCGCGCCATGCGCAGAAGAGCGACATCCCCCTGCTCATCGATTTCTGGGCGCCCTGGTGCGGACCCTGCCAGATGATGGCCCCGGCCTTCGAGCAGGCGGCCGCCCAACTCGAACCGGCGGTCAGGCTGGTCAAGGTCAACACTGAAGAGGCACAACAGCTGGGCGCCCGTTTCGGCATACGCAGTATTCCCACACTGATGCTGATGCGCGGCGGTAGAGAGGTTGCGCGCCAGGCAGGGGCCATGGATCAGGGGGGGATTGTGCAATGGACCCGTCAGCACCTCACAGGATAG
- the trxA gene encoding thioredoxin, whose amino-acid sequence MADQSYVFDVTTDRFQQLVLENSMHVPVLVDFWAEWCNPCKSLMPTLAKLADEYAGKFLVAKVNTEQEQQLAAHFQVRSIPSVKLFHQGQVVDEFMGALPEAEIRSFLDKHIPRESDALLDQADALLLQGDAEGAEALLKQASETDPESPRVRLSYARYMATLGKLDEAEKLLKALPPEERNKPEVASMLARIEIDRATADSPPAAELEKRLQANPADSEALHLLATHKVMENDFERALELLMTLLQKDRSYGDNAAQKEMLRIFELLGGQGELVKRYRNRMFNFLH is encoded by the coding sequence ATGGCGGACCAATCCTATGTCTTTGATGTCACCACAGACCGCTTTCAACAGCTGGTGCTGGAAAACTCCATGCATGTACCGGTACTGGTGGACTTCTGGGCCGAGTGGTGCAATCCCTGCAAGAGCCTGATGCCGACCCTGGCGAAACTGGCGGATGAATATGCGGGTAAGTTCCTAGTGGCGAAGGTCAACACCGAGCAGGAACAACAGCTGGCCGCCCATTTCCAGGTACGCAGCATCCCCAGCGTAAAGCTGTTCCATCAGGGCCAGGTGGTGGATGAGTTCATGGGGGCATTGCCGGAAGCGGAGATCCGCAGCTTCCTCGACAAGCATATTCCCCGCGAGTCGGATGCCCTGCTGGACCAGGCCGATGCCCTGCTGCTGCAGGGGGATGCGGAGGGGGCCGAGGCCCTGCTCAAACAGGCCAGTGAGACCGATCCGGAAAGCCCTCGGGTCAGACTCTCTTATGCGCGCTATATGGCCACCCTGGGCAAGCTGGATGAGGCTGAAAAACTGCTTAAGGCCCTGCCCCCTGAAGAGAGGAACAAGCCGGAGGTGGCCTCCATGTTGGCGCGGATCGAAATCGATCGCGCAACCGCTGACAGCCCGCCGGCAGCGGAACTGGAGAAACGTCTGCAGGCAAATCCCGCTGACAGCGAAGCCCTGCATCTTCTGGCCACCCACAAGGTGATGGAAAACGATTTCGAAAGGGCCCTTGAACTGCTCATGACCCTGTTACAGAAGGATCGCAGTTATGGGGACAATGCGGCGCAGAAGGAGATGTTGCGGATATTTGAGTTGTTGGGTGGACAGGGTGAACTGGTGAAGCGTTATCGCAACCGGATGTTTAATTTTCTTCACTAG
- a CDS encoding GIY-YIG nuclease family protein: MKTESGTYAILLRTDENSAVEIGRWGVLHVRPGYYLYVGSAFGPGGVRGRVSRHCRESKSKHWHIDYLREMAIIESVWYSHSQTRLEHRWAKALAKWSKAESLPGFGCSDCNCDSHLFYFRQAPTLAGLAKTLGCCVESWSCEETRQQVKG; the protein is encoded by the coding sequence ATGAAAACTGAATCCGGTACCTACGCCATATTATTGAGGACAGACGAAAACAGTGCTGTGGAGATAGGGCGTTGGGGAGTCCTGCATGTCAGACCTGGTTACTATCTTTATGTGGGCAGTGCATTCGGCCCAGGCGGTGTTCGTGGGCGTGTCTCTAGACATTGCCGGGAGTCGAAGTCGAAGCATTGGCATATCGATTATTTAAGAGAGATGGCAATCATCGAATCAGTCTGGTACAGCCACAGTCAGACTCGCCTGGAACACCGCTGGGCGAAGGCATTGGCTAAATGGAGCAAGGCAGAGTCGCTGCCGGGTTTTGGCTGTAGTGACTGCAATTGCGATTCCCACCTCTTCTATTTCAGGCAGGCGCCAACCTTGGCTGGGCTTGCCAAGACCCTTGGATGTTGTGTTGAATCATGGTCCTGTGAGGAGACCCGGCAGCAAGTTAAAGGCTAG
- a CDS encoding O-methyltransferase translates to MNQSLQDLLSELEAFGQNNDQAISDRPRRMLNITRDTGEFLSVMVQATNARRILEIGTSNGYSTLWLAQAAQAIDGQVITVELSDYKIELAARNFARSGISNFITQVEGNAADLLEAKSDSSFDLLFLDSERSEYLDWWPNIRRILRPGGLLVMDNALSHAEEVAHFIGIVSADPAFSTCTLPVGNGEFLANRANR, encoded by the coding sequence ATGAATCAATCACTACAAGATCTGTTGAGCGAACTCGAAGCGTTTGGGCAAAATAACGATCAAGCCATCTCGGATCGACCCCGGCGTATGCTCAACATTACCCGCGACACGGGTGAATTTCTTTCAGTTATGGTACAGGCAACCAACGCCAGGCGTATACTTGAAATCGGCACCTCAAACGGTTATTCAACCCTTTGGCTTGCGCAAGCGGCACAGGCCATCGATGGTCAAGTCATCACTGTTGAGTTATCCGATTACAAAATAGAGCTGGCTGCCAGGAATTTTGCACGCTCGGGTATATCCAACTTCATTACCCAAGTGGAAGGCAATGCTGCAGATCTTCTCGAGGCGAAGAGCGACAGCAGTTTTGATCTGCTGTTTCTCGACTCCGAACGGAGTGAATACCTTGACTGGTGGCCGAACATCCGTCGCATACTCCGCCCGGGTGGTTTGCTTGTGATGGACAACGCCCTATCCCACGCCGAGGAAGTCGCACATTTTATCGGCATCGTTTCCGCAGACCCGGCTTTCTCTACTTGTACCCTACCGGTCGGCAATGGCGAGTTTCTTGCCAACCGTGCCAATCGTTGA
- a CDS encoding universal stress protein, which yields MKILVAVDLSESSQKIVTKAEEIAQALSATIWLLHVAEPEPDFVGYEVGPQSVRDSLSQKFHDEHRQIQEMADSMREKKLDVTALLMQGSTAETILQEASRLGVDMIVIGSHGRGAMYQLLMGSVTEGVLHAATCPVLIVPTRKQV from the coding sequence ATGAAGATTCTGGTGGCCGTTGATCTTTCCGAGTCGTCACAAAAGATCGTCACAAAGGCTGAAGAGATCGCACAAGCATTGTCAGCAACTATTTGGCTGCTGCATGTCGCAGAACCTGAACCGGATTTCGTCGGTTATGAAGTGGGACCGCAATCGGTTCGGGATTCACTCTCGCAGAAATTCCATGATGAACATCGCCAGATCCAAGAGATGGCTGATAGTATGCGAGAGAAGAAGCTGGACGTAACTGCACTTCTGATGCAAGGATCAACTGCAGAAACCATTCTGCAAGAGGCCTCAAGGTTGGGTGTGGATATGATTGTCATAGGCTCGCACGGGCGAGGAGCCATGTATCAGCTTCTTATGGGGAGTGTTACTGAAGGTGTGCTCCATGCGGCAACGTGTCCGGTCCTGATAGTCCCGACACGGAAACAGGTATGA
- a CDS encoding ankyrin repeat domain-containing protein codes for MGRRSFSNGLFFGVGIIVGVLVLLFIAAPQIYLSSENRNFVDLREKSKLDCLTMPLHCLVRDGDIDGLTGYLNNGKELELKDNWGRTALYYALWNEKPHIFKMLLSAGSDVNTKDENERSILFQAVAWKKYAVATELLANGADIDALNGKKHPQTALHYCVMKNMPECVELLLNHGADKSLKDSFGYTLYERVRMHSHIDDRVGDLLHK; via the coding sequence ATGGGCAGAAGAAGCTTCTCAAACGGATTGTTTTTCGGAGTAGGCATCATAGTCGGAGTGCTGGTTTTGCTGTTTATTGCCGCGCCGCAAATATACCTGTCGTCAGAGAATAGGAACTTTGTTGATTTGCGGGAAAAGTCCAAGCTGGATTGCCTGACCATGCCGTTACATTGTTTAGTCCGTGATGGGGATATCGATGGTCTTACTGGTTACCTAAACAATGGGAAAGAGTTAGAGCTTAAGGACAACTGGGGACGGACTGCGCTCTATTACGCTCTTTGGAATGAGAAGCCGCATATCTTCAAAATGCTATTGAGCGCCGGTAGTGATGTAAACACCAAAGATGAAAATGAGCGGTCAATATTATTTCAAGCGGTTGCCTGGAAAAAGTATGCTGTTGCAACGGAATTGTTGGCCAATGGCGCGGATATCGATGCTTTAAACGGGAAAAAACATCCGCAGACAGCCCTGCACTATTGTGTCATGAAAAATATGCCTGAATGTGTGGAGTTGCTATTGAATCATGGGGCAGATAAAAGCCTCAAGGACTCGTTTGGATATACTCTGTATGAAAGGGTGCGAATGCACAGTCATATTGATGACAGGGTTGGAGATCTGTTGCATAAGTAA
- the tilS gene encoding tRNA lysidine(34) synthetase TilS, which produces MNLTASRLLETLRQLPTASRCHLALSGGLDSCVLLHLLVQLRPQLPFELRAIHVHHGLQHQADSWQNFCEELCNGYDIPLKSVHLTLNVDSGESLEAVAREARYQAMADQMREGELLLTAQHRDDQAETLLLQLLRGSGPAGLAAMPPLARFDPGWLARPLLDCSRQSLEEYARRHDLTWQEDPSNQDQRFDRNFIRHQVMPLLRSRWPAAATTLSRAARFSGEMLMLVREEAEEDLAKARTKDGDTLSISALKQLNSVRLRNLLRHWISASGAPLPSSKKLVRMEQEAVHGRIDAVPLISWEGWEVRRYRDRLFLNPAQMIDLPAQPLAWLGGNELILPKGLGRLIAQPGEGGVSVTRWEQAKVEVRFRQGGERCLLPNQSHHRPLKKLFQEWGVPTWERERMPLVYLDGELAVIPGFCICQPFQARVSEDAILIEWIKV; this is translated from the coding sequence GTGAACCTCACAGCCAGCCGGCTGCTAGAGACGCTGCGGCAGCTGCCGACTGCATCCAGATGCCATCTCGCCCTCAGCGGTGGACTCGACTCCTGCGTATTGCTCCACCTGCTGGTCCAACTCAGACCCCAACTTCCCTTTGAACTTAGGGCGATCCATGTGCACCACGGATTGCAACATCAGGCCGATAGCTGGCAGAACTTCTGCGAAGAGCTCTGCAATGGCTATGACATTCCCCTGAAAAGCGTACATCTGACCCTCAACGTCGACAGCGGCGAGAGTCTGGAGGCGGTCGCCAGGGAGGCCCGCTACCAGGCAATGGCCGATCAGATGAGGGAGGGGGAGCTGTTGCTGACCGCCCAGCATCGGGACGATCAGGCGGAGACCCTGCTACTGCAACTGCTGCGCGGCAGCGGACCCGCCGGACTCGCCGCCATGCCGCCCCTGGCCCGGTTCGATCCCGGCTGGTTGGCCAGGCCACTATTGGATTGCTCACGCCAATCCCTGGAAGAGTATGCCAGGCGACATGACCTGACCTGGCAGGAGGACCCCTCCAACCAGGATCAGCGCTTCGATCGCAATTTCATCCGCCATCAGGTGATGCCCCTGCTCCGTTCCCGCTGGCCGGCAGCGGCCACCACCCTATCCCGGGCGGCCCGCTTCAGCGGTGAAATGCTGATGCTGGTAAGAGAGGAGGCCGAAGAGGACCTGGCCAAGGCCCGCACTAAAGATGGCGATACCCTCTCGATCTCAGCCCTGAAACAGCTGAACTCCGTTCGCCTCAGAAACCTGCTGCGCCACTGGATCAGCGCCAGCGGCGCCCCCCTGCCCAGTTCGAAAAAGCTCGTGCGCATGGAACAAGAGGCGGTGCATGGCCGCATCGATGCGGTACCGCTGATCAGTTGGGAGGGTTGGGAGGTGCGACGCTATCGTGACCGGCTGTTTCTCAATCCCGCCCAGATGATAGATCTACCCGCCCAGCCGCTGGCCTGGCTCGGAGGGAACGAACTGATACTCCCCAAAGGTTTAGGACGGTTGATTGCGCAACCCGGTGAAGGCGGTGTCTCAGTAACCCGTTGGGAGCAGGCCAAAGTGGAGGTACGATTCAGACAGGGTGGTGAGCGATGTCTGCTGCCCAATCAGTCCCACCATCGGCCGCTGAAAAAACTCTTCCAGGAGTGGGGTGTGCCGACCTGGGAACGGGAGCGTATGCCACTGGTCTACCTGGATGGTGAATTAGCGGTGATACCAGGGTTCTGTATCTGTCAGCCTTTTCAGGCGCGAGTGAGCGAGGATGCCATCCTTATTGAATGGATAAAGGTTTAG